GACCGCGCCGCCGCCGCAGCGCAGCGTCGCCGCGCCGTTCCACGGCACGGCGCGCGTCACCCGCGCGCCGTCGAGGAAGGTGCCGTTGCGGCTGCCGAGGTCCTGAACGAAGAGGACGCCGCCCGATTCGAAGACGACCGCGTGCCGCTCGGAGACGGTGTCCGACGCGAGGCGCAGCGCGCAGTCGGCGCCCCGCCCGACGAAGACCGCCCGCGCCGCGGCGGGCGCGGGAACCGCCGCGCTCCCGCACGCCGCGACGTCCGATGGAACCGCCGCTCTCCCGCACGCCGCGACGTCCGACGGAACTGCCGCTCCTCCGCGCGCCGAGACGTCCGCGGAAGCGAGCGGCCGCGCGGCGACGACGGCGCCGCCCGAGGAGAAGCCCTCCGCGCCCGACAGCGGCGCGCCGCAGCGATCGCAGCAGCGTGCGTCGAGCGCGTTCTCCGCGCCGCACGCGCAGCGCCGCGCGAGCCCGCTCACCGGCCCCCCGCGCGCCGCCGGGCCGCGAGCAGCTGCTCGACGTAGCGCAGCCGCTCCGCCGTCGGCGGATGGCTTTCGAGAAGGTCGTAGGCGACCCGCAGGCCTCCGCGCGGACCGAAGCGGAGCGGCTCGCCCTGCAGCCGCGCCAGCGTCTCGAGCGCGGTCTTCGCGCCCGCCGGATCGAAGCCCGCTTCCGCGGCGAGGCAGAGGCCGAGGCGGTCGGCCTCGAACTCCAAGTCCTGGTCGTACGGCGCGCGGACGGCCGAGGCGACGACGCCCCCGAGGGCCTCGTCGATCTTCGCGTCCGGCTGGCCGTTGATCCACTGCGCCGCCTTCTCCGTGGCCATCGCCAGCCGCAGCGACTCGCGCCCGTGGCCGAGCGCGGCGTGGGCGATCTCGTGGCCGAGGACGAACGCCGCCGCGTCGTCCTCGGGCATCGCGCGCAGCAAGCCGTCGAAGACGACGCCGCGTCCGCCCGGCGCCATGAAGGCGTTGGCGTTGTCCGAGGCGAGCGGCGTGAAGCGGAAGGCGTCCGGCGCGGCGCCCGGCACGACGCGCGCCAGCCGGCCGGAGATCGCGTCGAGCCTGCCGATCTGCGCGCCGTCCCCCGAAACGCCGAAGTGCTCGACGAGCGAGCGCACGACCGCCTCGCCGACGCGCCGCTCCTGCTGCGGCGTCGGCTCCGGGCCGATCGCGTTCGCCGCGCCGCGCAGCGCGGTCTTCGCCGTGCCGACGATCGGAGCCTCGCCGCCGCCGCCCGACGGGACGCGGGGCGGAGCGCCGTAGCAGCGAGCGAGCAGCCGGTCGAGGTCGGCCGGCCGCGCCGCGCCGCGGAGGTCGAGCGTGCTGCCGAGGCCGCCCGA
The genomic region above belongs to bacterium and contains:
- a CDS encoding M48 family metalloprotease, with the protein product MSAFYCPVCRRTESDPSARFCDACGARLAPLPRAPRAASADGRGWGGDLRDAVPAATESPRRSLDDAEREASRRFEGDAARTREGASPDAGPRRAKRRRSRWLVVWLLVGLAALALLLWWGFLEPDAPSGGLGSTLDLRGAARPADLDRLLARCYGAPPRVPSGGGGEAPIVGTAKTALRGAANAIGPEPTPQQERRVGEAVVRSLVEHFGVSGDGAQIGRLDAISGRLARVVPGAAPDAFRFTPLASDNANAFMAPGGRGVVFDGLLRAMPEDDAAAFVLGHEIAHAALGHGRESLRLAMATEKAAQWINGQPDAKIDEALGGVVASAVRAPYDQDLEFEADRLGLCLAAEAGFDPAGAKTALETLARLQGEPLRFGPRGGLRVAYDLLESHPPTAERLRYVEQLLAARRRAGGR
- a CDS encoding FHA domain-containing protein; the encoded protein is MSGLARRCACGAENALDARCCDRCGAPLSGAEGFSSGGAVVAARPLASADVSARGGAAVPSDVAACGRAAVPSDVAACGSAAVPAPAAARAVFVGRGADCALRLASDTVSERHAVVFESGGVLFVQDLGSRNGTFLDGARVTRAVPWNGAATLRCGGGAV